A region of Antedon mediterranea chromosome 8, ecAntMedi1.1, whole genome shotgun sequence DNA encodes the following proteins:
- the LOC140056994 gene encoding uncharacterized protein, translated as MSKKDTASDVDTSYRPDDSISETRDEASDVDTSYRPDDSISETSDEETEIPEVEEVVYYREKLTRHIKTVHNDNQRVKDALKFPKREMQKQFDLMRKEGIYIVNNGEMKKNDPKYEQERRTTSKKPPVMCGLCKGFYNRASFSRHKVKCRGKTSANCDHIPMSGISCDLSAFNVEILNRFRTDEVGEICRTDLTLINIGKKFWDKKKNKKDKKLEGRKSVMSDMRRLATLYNFFKKHLVNKTQCDLKGDISDMFKRKHFTSLVEAIDEYTTDEVTTSLKAGLKSGLYYLIRRACLIIKGTHLEQERDTDASEVDKFLDVLKLNEDFVFGDASYQQNQNRQKNLRKPTVLPLENDVQKLREYTLNQITTMINDPYMIWDSHNFRKLRDLTVSRLTLYNARRGGEPCRLVIEEWQEAKNNTWVDKYHADGISDPLEKSLINKLKITFQTGKGNNHLVPVLFPQDCVDAMDVLSKPEARSSAGVAEDNKYVFACVQRSQNHVTGWHAINSICVEAEISCLEKLTATKNRHRISTLYASMELPEAERSLFYKHMGHSSTINQNVYQAPPALMEIIKIGRGWNTLTKVPIIHKNDRLMDLEEEEEIIEKSKRGKRRKDDRLMDSEEEEEIIEKRRKRKKDDRLMDSEEEEEIIEKRRKSLKAKNEALTFLNKYMLHESYPWKTVRSKVMNERVKRQRQIKERMEIMEM; from the exons ATGTCAAAGAAAGATACA GCATCTGATGTGGACACTTCCTATAGGCCAGACGATTCAATATCTGAAACTCGTGATGAA GCATCTGATGTGGACACTTCCTATAGGCCAGACGATTCAATATCTGAAACTAGTGATGAA GAAACAGAAATTCCAGAGGTTGAAGAAGTAGTA TATTATCGGGAAAAACTAACAAGACACATTAAAACAGTACACAATGACAACCAAAGAGTAAAAGATGCTCTTAAATTTCCAAAGCGAGAAATGCAAAAACAGTTCGACCTAATGAGAAAAGAGGgtatatatattgtaaataatggtGAAATGAAGAAGAATGATCCAAAGTACGAACAAGAAAGAAGAACCACAAGTAAGAAGCCACCTGTAATGTGTGGGCTTTGTAAGGGATTTTACAACCGGGCATCGTTTAGCCGGCACAAGGTTAAGTGTCGGGGTAAAACTAGTGCTAACTGCGACCACATTCCGATGAGTGGAATTAGTTGTGATCTGTCTGCCTTTAATGTTGAAATTCTCAATCGTTTTAGGACCGATGAAGTTGGTGAGATTTGCAGAACtgatttaacattaataaatatcgGGAAAAAATTTTGggacaaaaagaaaaacaaaaaagacaAGAAGCTAGAGGGTCGGAAATCTGTAATGTCTGACATGAGGAGGTTGGCGACATTATATAACTTCTTTAAAAAACATCTAGTTAATAAAACCCAATGTGATCTAAAAGGTGACATTAGTGACATGTTTAAAAGAAAGCATTTTACCTCCCTAGTTGAGGCTATCGATGAGTACACTACCGACGAGGTAACTACATCTCTAAAAGCTGGTCTGAAGTCTGGTTTATACTACTTGATTAGAAGAGCATGCTTGATTATCAAAGGCACTCATCTTGAACAAGAAAGAGATACTGATGCTTCAGAAGTTGACAAATTCCTAGATGTCCTTAAGTTGAATGAAGATTTTGTTTTTGGAGATGCTTCCTACCAACAGAATCAGAACAGACAAAAGAATTTGCGAAAACCTACAGTGTTACCCTTAGAAAATGATGTGCAAAAACTCAgagagtacactttaaatcaaaTTACAACCATGATAAATGACCCATATATGATATGGGATTCACATAATTTCAGAAAATTACGAGATTTAACCGTTTCAAGATTGACACTTTACAATGCTCGACGTGGTGGGGAGCCATGCCGTTTAGTGATAGAGGAGTGGCAAGAAGCCAAAAACAACACATGGGTTGATAAATATCATGCTGATGGAATTTCTGATCCACTCGAAAAGTCTTTGATCAACAAACTAAAAATCACCTTTCAAACAGGTAAAGGAAACAACCATTTGGTGCCGGTTCTGTTCCCGCAAGACTGTGTTGATGCTATGGATGTACTGAGTAAACCTGAAGCAAGATCTTCTGCAGGTGTTGCTGAAGATAACAAATATGTCTTTGCGTGTGTCCAAAGATCACAAAATCATGTGACGGGCTGGCACGCCATTAATAGCATTTGTGTTGAAGCAGAAATCAGTTGTCTGGAAAAGTTAACAGCAACAAAAAACCGCCATAGAATCAGTACTCTGTATGCTTCCATGGAGCTGCCAGAAGCGGAAAGGTCACTGTTCTATAAACACATGGGGCATTCCTCAACTATTAATCAGAATGTTTACCAGGCTCCACCAGCTTTAATGGAAATAATCAAAATCGGAAGAGGCTGGAACACATTGACAAAG gTGCCAATAATTCACAAGA ATGACAGGTTGATGGATTTGGAGGAGGAAGAGGAGATAATTGAGAAAAGTAAAAGAGGAAAAAGAAGGAAAG ATGACAGGTTGATGGATTCGGAAGAGGAAGAGGAGATAATtgagaaaagaagaaaaagaaagaaag ATGACAGGTTGATGGATTCGGAAGAGGAAGAGGAGATAATtgagaaaagaagaaaaagttTGAAAG cTAAGAATGAAGCtttgacatttttaaacaaatatatgctGCATGAGAGCTATCCATGGAAGACCGTAAGATCAAAAGTTATGAATGAACGAGTAAAGAGGCAAAGACAAATTAAAGAAAGGATGGAGATAATGGAGATGTGA